The Heyndrickxia vini genome contains a region encoding:
- a CDS encoding PQQ-binding-like beta-propeller repeat protein codes for MKRYLKATGSVLLAGMVLVGCQSNNNQNDTNNGTKKSSDNNQANQVKGTGFPNWGYDLQHTRHVPYKEITKNNVKKMGIVWQQEILEWNKDVPNLQEDFPVVQNGVMYVTSAKNHVFAIDAKSGKKLWAWTPPKKVLDHINSLPWQSNVASRGVAVANGNVYVLMIDNRLAKLDAKTGKLIKMVNFWDHEPSIKLENRYYESSAPMYYDGNIYVGSSGGDNGTRGFVWAFKADTLEPLWKEPFWTVPERGKDWVKGKYTGGGSVWTPMSFDPDTDMMYFAVGNPAPDFYDEDRKGKNPYTDSIVALDSKTGKFKWASSEVDHDVWDYDAAATPMVLNAKVGGKKQKIVVEGGKNGKWYAWDAKTGKTIYDGVPFVKIKHSKPSSDPNKVELQWPGTPGGESYAPETYDPETNYVLIPGINSPNLMLSAKDRKEIAKDNNTFPGTKILPLPKDVVPSGNITAIDVNTGKKVYQVNTDDPMYGGFTSTASGLAFYGEMDGAVNALDIKKGKVLWSMKSGGKAIKMAPSIYMVDGKQYVAVITGGTRVVVYGLGGKEKIATPNKNAKLQGEADVTVKPEEVYKKSCISCHGDNLQGNTAPNLQHVGKTMSKEEILNQILNGGDRMPAGLAKGADAEALAEWLSKKK; via the coding sequence GTGAAGCGTTATTTAAAAGCAACAGGTTCGGTTTTATTGGCCGGTATGGTCCTTGTCGGCTGTCAATCGAATAATAACCAGAACGATACGAATAACGGGACCAAGAAATCATCCGACAATAACCAAGCGAATCAGGTAAAGGGTACCGGATTCCCAAATTGGGGTTATGATCTTCAACATACTCGACATGTGCCCTATAAAGAGATTACAAAAAATAATGTAAAAAAGATGGGGATTGTTTGGCAGCAGGAAATCTTGGAGTGGAATAAGGATGTTCCTAATTTACAAGAGGATTTCCCTGTCGTTCAAAACGGGGTCATGTATGTGACTAGTGCAAAAAATCATGTGTTTGCAATCGATGCCAAGAGCGGAAAGAAATTATGGGCATGGACACCTCCTAAAAAAGTACTGGACCATATTAATAGTTTGCCATGGCAATCCAATGTGGCAAGTAGAGGGGTTGCTGTAGCTAATGGAAATGTATATGTTTTGATGATAGACAATCGACTTGCCAAACTTGATGCGAAAACCGGAAAACTAATAAAAATGGTTAACTTTTGGGATCATGAACCTTCCATCAAGTTAGAAAACAGATACTATGAATCTTCTGCTCCAATGTATTATGATGGCAACATTTATGTTGGAAGCAGTGGTGGTGATAATGGTACAAGAGGTTTTGTTTGGGCATTTAAAGCTGATACCTTGGAACCGCTATGGAAAGAACCGTTTTGGACCGTTCCTGAAAGAGGAAAGGACTGGGTGAAGGGGAAATACACAGGTGGAGGATCCGTATGGACACCAATGTCGTTCGATCCAGATACCGATATGATGTATTTTGCAGTAGGAAACCCAGCCCCTGACTTTTACGATGAAGACAGAAAAGGGAAAAATCCATATACGGACTCAATTGTCGCTTTAGACAGTAAAACGGGAAAGTTTAAGTGGGCATCTTCCGAAGTTGATCATGACGTATGGGATTACGATGCGGCCGCGACACCGATGGTACTCAATGCCAAGGTCGGTGGGAAAAAACAAAAGATTGTGGTTGAAGGGGGAAAGAATGGAAAATGGTATGCATGGGATGCCAAAACGGGAAAAACCATTTATGATGGTGTACCGTTTGTAAAAATTAAACATTCGAAACCATCCAGTGATCCGAATAAAGTTGAACTACAATGGCCAGGTACGCCGGGGGGAGAGAGTTATGCTCCGGAGACTTATGATCCCGAAACCAACTATGTACTTATTCCAGGTATTAATAGTCCGAATTTAATGTTATCAGCAAAAGATCGGAAAGAGATTGCGAAAGATAACAATACCTTCCCTGGTACGAAGATACTTCCTTTACCAAAAGATGTTGTTCCTTCCGGTAACATTACAGCTATTGACGTTAATACAGGGAAAAAAGTGTATCAAGTTAATACCGACGATCCAATGTATGGAGGATTCACAAGCACTGCTTCCGGTCTTGCTTTTTACGGGGAAATGGACGGAGCGGTGAATGCTCTCGATATTAAAAAAGGTAAAGTATTATGGAGCATGAAAAGTGGCGGAAAAGCAATTAAAATGGCGCCTTCTATTTATATGGTTGACGGAAAACAATATGTTGCCGTGATTACCGGCGGAACGAGGGTTGTGGTTTACGGACTTGGCGGTAAGGAAAAAATTGCGACCCCTAATAAGAATGCCAAACTACAAGGTGAAGCTGACGTAACTGTCAAACCAGAAGAAGTATACAAAAAAAGTTGTATTTCCTGTCATGGAGATAATCTTCAAGGCAACACGGCTCCAAACCTTCAACACGTAGGTAAAACAATGTCCAAAGAAGAAATATTGAACCAAATTTTAAATGGCGGCGATCGCATGCCGGCCGGTCTAGCTAAAGGTGCAGACGCAGAAGCACTAGCAGAATGGTTATCCAAAAAGAAATAA
- a CDS encoding MBL fold metallo-hydrolase, which yields MGKERYTNLNGNRNINSFRDLLKWQRERRMKKKDLTYIVPQFTDKKIEYLRSNRHETTITWIGHSSFLIQMNGLNIVTDVVWANRMGFDIRLSKPGIQPDEMPEIDVVLISHSHYDHLDFPSIKKLKGNPVYFVPMGLKPLFKRKRFQKVKEFRWWDSFIIGDVNFTFVPAQHWTKRSLTDTNTSHWGGWIIETSEKTIYFAGDSGYFEGFKEIGRKYKIDFALIPIGAYEPEWFMSSQHINPEEAVKVFSDVNGKYFVPMHFGAFRLADDTPKEALDRLIVEWERRKLDKSMLKIMNLGETIQVK from the coding sequence ATGGGAAAAGAAAGATACACGAATTTAAATGGAAATAGGAATATTAATTCATTTAGGGATTTACTTAAATGGCAGCGTGAACGTCGAATGAAAAAGAAGGATTTAACATATATTGTTCCACAATTTACCGATAAAAAAATTGAATACTTACGTTCGAATAGGCATGAAACTACGATTACTTGGATTGGACACTCATCTTTTCTTATCCAAATGAATGGATTAAATATTGTAACTGACGTTGTATGGGCAAATCGGATGGGATTTGACATACGTTTATCTAAGCCGGGAATACAACCAGATGAAATGCCTGAAATTGATGTTGTCTTAATTTCTCATAGTCATTATGATCATCTGGATTTCCCTTCGATTAAAAAGCTAAAAGGTAACCCAGTTTATTTTGTTCCAATGGGACTAAAACCTCTATTTAAAAGAAAAAGGTTCCAAAAAGTAAAGGAATTTAGGTGGTGGGATAGTTTTATCATTGGTGATGTAAACTTTACCTTTGTTCCAGCCCAACATTGGACGAAAAGATCTTTAACTGATACAAATACATCACATTGGGGCGGGTGGATTATAGAGACATCTGAAAAAACCATTTATTTTGCTGGAGATAGCGGTTATTTTGAAGGATTTAAAGAAATTGGTAGAAAATACAAAATAGACTTTGCATTAATTCCAATTGGTGCATATGAACCGGAGTGGTTCATGTCGTCCCAACATATCAATCCGGAAGAGGCTGTAAAAGTATTTTCAGATGTGAACGGAAAATATTTTGTTCCAATGCATTTCGGAGCATTTCGATTAGCCGACGATACACCGAAAGAAGCGCTTGATCGACTGATTGTGGAATGGGAAAGAAGAAAATTAGATAAATCAATGTTAAAGATAATGAATTTAGGAGAGACAATTCAAGTTAAATAA
- a CDS encoding flavodoxin, with protein MKKILLVYASMTGNTEVIAEIIEEAIKEEGIEITVRESLRANPKEMLKYDGIILGSYTYEGGVIADEFMIFYEEMDAYDLSGKTVAVFGSGDSFYEQTYCAAVDLISEKLTDIGATVVLEGLKVDLMPEGEEEERCRQFGKEFAKKILESTNG; from the coding sequence ATGAAAAAAATATTACTCGTATATGCAAGTATGACTGGTAATACAGAGGTCATAGCGGAAATAATTGAAGAGGCAATAAAAGAAGAAGGAATCGAAATTACCGTTCGAGAATCCCTTCGTGCTAATCCAAAAGAAATGCTAAAATATGATGGAATTATACTTGGTTCCTACACATACGAAGGCGGCGTCATTGCTGATGAATTTATGATTTTTTACGAAGAAATGGACGCTTATGATTTATCTGGAAAAACCGTAGCGGTATTCGGATCCGGTGATTCCTTTTACGAACAAACATACTGTGCTGCAGTAGATTTGATTTCTGAAAAATTAACTGATATTGGGGCAACAGTCGTTTTAGAAGGGCTCAAAGTTGATTTAATGCCTGAGGGCGAAGAAGAAGAACGATGCCGTCAATTCGGGAAAGAATTTGCAAAAAAAATACTAGAATCAACAAATGGGTAA
- a CDS encoding YtoQ family protein yields the protein MELTVYLAGQIHDDWREQLIQKAKEKNLPLHFVSPQTNHDKSDDIGEEILGKQPNNFFRDDAASSINNFRTQVLMQKSDVVIALFGEKYKQWNTAMDASAAITMNKPTIIVRPDSLIHPLKELSNKANVTVETIDKALDVLSYIFE from the coding sequence ATGGAACTAACTGTATATCTGGCCGGCCAAATCCATGATGATTGGCGGGAACAACTTATTCAAAAAGCGAAGGAAAAAAACTTGCCACTTCACTTTGTTTCTCCACAAACGAATCACGATAAATCAGATGATATTGGGGAAGAAATACTTGGTAAACAACCAAATAATTTCTTTAGAGACGATGCCGCGTCGAGTATTAATAATTTTCGTACACAAGTTCTTATGCAAAAATCAGATGTCGTTATTGCTCTCTTCGGGGAAAAATATAAACAGTGGAATACAGCAATGGATGCAAGTGCTGCAATTACTATGAATAAGCCGACAATAATTGTTCGCCCGGATTCTTTAATTCATCCATTAAAAGAACTTTCAAACAAAGCAAATGTAACTGTAGAAACTATCGATAAAGCACTAGATGTGTTATCATATATTTTCGAATAA
- a CDS encoding carbon-nitrogen family hydrolase: MKIACVQMDIAFANPMENIRIIEKYTVEAAKASADVIVFPEMWNTGYALEQLPKLADENGEQTKKLFKRLAQKYKITIVGGSVATRKKGKFFNTMYVFNMEGKMIAEYDKTHLFQLMDEHKFLEKGTEDNIFDLGGVTCGGVICYDIRFPEWMRKHTLNGAKLMFVVAQWPKKRIDHWEILLQARAIENQCFIVAVNRVGSDPNNEYNGHSLVIAPWGERLLNGHTSEGIFYTDLDLEEVEKVRNTIPIFKDRRKDLY, translated from the coding sequence ATGAAAATTGCTTGTGTGCAAATGGATATCGCTTTTGCTAATCCAATGGAAAATATTCGTATTATTGAAAAATACACGGTCGAAGCAGCAAAAGCTTCTGCAGATGTCATCGTTTTCCCGGAGATGTGGAATACAGGGTATGCCTTAGAACAATTACCTAAATTAGCAGATGAAAATGGAGAGCAAACAAAAAAACTTTTCAAAAGACTTGCTCAAAAATATAAGATTACTATCGTTGGTGGTTCCGTAGCAACGCGTAAAAAAGGGAAATTTTTCAATACAATGTACGTTTTCAATATGGAAGGGAAAATGATTGCGGAATATGACAAAACCCATCTATTTCAATTAATGGATGAGCACAAGTTTTTAGAAAAAGGGACGGAAGATAATATATTTGATCTCGGTGGGGTTACATGTGGTGGTGTTATTTGCTATGATATTCGTTTTCCCGAATGGATGCGGAAGCACACATTGAATGGTGCAAAGTTGATGTTCGTTGTAGCACAATGGCCGAAGAAAAGAATTGATCATTGGGAAATATTACTGCAAGCACGGGCAATTGAAAATCAGTGCTTCATTGTGGCAGTAAATCGTGTGGGATCCGATCCGAATAATGAATATAACGGACATTCGCTGGTGATTGCACCATGGGGAGAACGATTATTAAATGGCCATACGTCGGAGGGGATATTTTACACTGATCTTGATCTGGAAGAAGTGGAGAAAGTTCGTAATACGATTCCCATTTTTAAAGATAGAAGAAAAGATTTGTATTAA
- a CDS encoding pyridoxal phosphate-dependent aminotransferase: MDFSERLKNLPVQFFASLVGKVNKAIEEGRDVINLGQGNPDQPTPPHIVKALQDAVEDPQSHKYSPFRGLKELKQAAAIFYKNQYDVTIDPASEVAILFGAKAGLVELPMCLLNEGELMLLPDPGYPDYLSGTVLANVRYETFPLKSDNHFLPDYESIPNKQKEAAKLMYLNYPNNPTGATADLDFFNKTVEFAKENQITILHDFAYGAIGFDGKKPISFLQADNAKDVGVEMYTLSKTYNMAGWRVGFAVGNPVIIEALNLIQDHLYVSLFPAIQKAAVEALTGDQRCVNELISCYESRRNALIQACLKIGWDVQAPAGSFFAWLPVPTRFTSEEFANYILEHADVAVAAGKGFGEYGEGYIRVGLLVSEDRLTEAIERIEKLKLFI; this comes from the coding sequence ATGGATTTCTCTGAGCGTTTAAAAAATTTACCAGTTCAATTTTTTGCATCACTTGTTGGAAAAGTAAATAAAGCGATTGAGGAAGGACGGGATGTTATTAACTTAGGACAAGGCAATCCGGACCAGCCAACTCCCCCTCATATTGTAAAAGCATTGCAAGATGCAGTAGAAGACCCACAGTCACATAAATATTCCCCTTTCCGTGGTCTAAAAGAATTAAAACAGGCGGCGGCAATTTTTTATAAAAACCAGTACGATGTCACCATTGACCCCGCTTCGGAGGTGGCGATCCTATTTGGTGCAAAGGCAGGATTAGTTGAATTGCCTATGTGTCTACTAAATGAAGGTGAACTAATGCTTTTACCGGACCCGGGTTATCCAGATTATCTATCAGGTACGGTTTTAGCCAATGTTCGATATGAAACTTTTCCCTTAAAGTCGGACAATCACTTTTTACCAGATTATGAATCAATCCCAAACAAGCAAAAAGAAGCGGCAAAATTAATGTACTTAAATTATCCGAATAATCCTACCGGGGCTACTGCAGATTTAGACTTTTTCAATAAAACGGTTGAATTCGCAAAAGAAAATCAAATCACTATCCTCCATGACTTTGCCTATGGAGCAATTGGTTTCGACGGTAAAAAACCCATCAGCTTCCTTCAAGCCGATAATGCGAAAGATGTTGGCGTTGAAATGTATACTCTATCAAAAACATATAATATGGCTGGATGGCGTGTAGGTTTTGCAGTAGGAAACCCAGTAATTATTGAGGCACTAAACCTCATTCAAGATCATTTATATGTCAGTCTCTTCCCTGCCATTCAAAAGGCGGCGGTTGAAGCATTAACTGGTGATCAACGATGTGTGAACGAATTAATATCCTGTTATGAAAGTCGTCGAAACGCATTGATTCAAGCATGCCTGAAAATTGGCTGGGACGTTCAAGCCCCTGCAGGGTCCTTTTTTGCTTGGCTACCCGTTCCAACACGATTCACAAGCGAAGAGTTTGCTAATTATATTCTCGAACACGCCGATGTAGCAGTAGCGGCTGGAAAAGGATTTGGAGAATATGGAGAAGGGTATATCCGAGTTGGATTGTTGGTTTCGGAAGACCGATTAACTGAAGCAATTGAACGAATTGAGAAGTTAAAACTATTTATTTAG
- a CDS encoding RNA polymerase sigma factor, whose protein sequence is MSNEVNEQSREIRQKFDALVANYGDDFWNYCRYLTGSPWDGEDLYQDTMLKVLGGMYQRWHPTNLKSYLFRMATNAWIDQCRREKRKIELLAEVHQEQENPIDQSVIEDALEQLSHLFSPKQTALFLLMEVFHFQANEVASIIKTSQGAVYATLNRMRNKLKSKPAQTKTAIKNDDRNNKVIQTYLKAFNEGNLEGILQLLSENVHYEASLGFIEISKDEVKNGSLQYGLPGHTAKEFTLWGKSVIIVLADSESGPLVHDIQYQQVEHDKIVYHRSYFFRKELIIAACKELNLNPQLNKSPFLNWEAITQ, encoded by the coding sequence TTGTCTAATGAAGTTAATGAACAATCACGTGAAATCCGGCAAAAGTTTGATGCCCTAGTTGCAAATTATGGAGATGATTTCTGGAACTATTGTCGCTATTTAACAGGATCCCCCTGGGATGGTGAGGATCTATACCAAGACACTATGTTAAAAGTGTTAGGTGGTATGTATCAACGTTGGCACCCTACGAATCTCAAATCTTATCTTTTTCGGATGGCAACAAATGCTTGGATTGACCAATGCCGACGTGAGAAGCGAAAAATAGAGTTATTAGCAGAAGTACACCAAGAGCAAGAAAATCCAATCGATCAATCCGTTATTGAAGATGCTTTAGAACAGCTTTCGCACCTATTTTCACCCAAACAGACAGCACTCTTTTTACTTATGGAAGTCTTCCATTTTCAAGCAAATGAAGTAGCAAGCATAATTAAAACGTCCCAAGGGGCTGTATATGCTACTCTAAACAGAATGAGGAATAAATTAAAAAGCAAACCGGCACAAACAAAAACTGCGATTAAAAATGATGATAGGAATAATAAAGTTATTCAAACCTATTTAAAAGCTTTTAATGAAGGGAACTTGGAAGGAATACTCCAACTGTTAAGTGAGAATGTTCACTATGAAGCTTCACTCGGTTTCATTGAAATATCTAAGGATGAGGTTAAAAATGGATCACTTCAATATGGTTTGCCAGGGCATACAGCAAAAGAATTCACATTATGGGGCAAATCTGTCATTATCGTACTTGCCGATTCCGAAAGCGGACCGCTCGTTCACGATATCCAGTACCAACAGGTTGAACATGACAAGATCGTTTACCACCGTAGTTACTTTTTTAGAAAAGAACTTATTATTGCAGCATGCAAAGAACTTAATTTGAACCCACAATTGAATAAATCACCCTTTTTAAATTGGGAAGCTATTACTCAGTAA
- the fmdA gene encoding formamidase, translating into MPKTLFHVDLRKPMNEQAHPGHNRWHPDIPAAFSVDPGISFRMECKDWTDGQISNNDNPNDIRDVILSRVHVLSGPVHVNGVEPGDLLVVDILDIGALAESEWGYNGIFAKENGGSFLTEHYPNAAKSIWDFHGIYTTSRHIPGVKFAGIIHPGLIGVAPSLELLQKWNKREDELKKTDPNRVPELAASPDPQNAVLGTLKGAEFDRVAREGARTVPPRENGGNCDIKNLSKGSRIYFPVFVDGAKLSVGDIHFSQGDGEITFCGGIEMAGWIDLRVDVIKGGMEKYKIKENPVFKPGPVEPHYSDYLVFEGISVDETDGKQHYLDAHIAYRRACLNAIEYLKTLGYTGEQAYMLLGTAPVEGRINGIVDIPNACCTVAIPTQIFDKDILPK; encoded by the coding sequence ATGCCAAAAACATTATTTCATGTCGATTTACGTAAACCAATGAATGAACAAGCCCATCCAGGACATAACAGATGGCATCCAGATATTCCAGCTGCCTTTTCAGTTGATCCCGGAATTTCTTTTCGAATGGAATGTAAGGATTGGACAGATGGACAAATAAGCAATAATGATAATCCGAATGATATTCGTGATGTCATCCTTTCACGTGTTCACGTTTTAAGTGGTCCCGTACATGTTAACGGGGTCGAACCCGGTGACTTACTCGTCGTTGATATATTAGATATAGGTGCTTTGGCAGAATCGGAATGGGGTTACAATGGAATATTTGCAAAAGAAAACGGTGGAAGTTTTTTAACTGAGCATTATCCTAATGCCGCTAAATCTATATGGGATTTTCATGGAATCTATACAACTTCAAGACATATCCCAGGAGTAAAATTCGCCGGAATCATTCATCCCGGACTTATTGGTGTCGCCCCCTCTTTGGAGCTCTTACAAAAATGGAATAAACGTGAAGATGAACTGAAAAAGACCGATCCAAACCGTGTTCCCGAATTAGCAGCAAGTCCAGATCCACAAAATGCCGTGTTAGGAACACTAAAAGGAGCAGAATTTGATCGTGTCGCACGTGAAGGAGCAAGAACGGTGCCTCCAAGAGAAAATGGCGGAAATTGTGATATTAAAAATCTTTCAAAAGGATCTCGCATTTACTTCCCTGTCTTTGTTGACGGTGCTAAACTTTCCGTTGGAGACATTCATTTTTCACAAGGTGATGGCGAAATTACTTTCTGTGGCGGAATAGAAATGGCAGGATGGATTGATCTTCGGGTTGATGTAATTAAAGGCGGAATGGAAAAGTACAAAATAAAAGAAAATCCCGTCTTTAAACCTGGCCCTGTGGAGCCACATTACTCTGACTATTTAGTTTTTGAAGGAATATCAGTGGATGAAACAGATGGAAAACAGCATTATTTAGATGCTCATATTGCATATCGTCGAGCATGCTTAAATGCGATTGAATACTTAAAAACACTAGGTTATACAGGAGAACAAGCCTATATGCTATTAGGAACTGCACCTGTTGAAGGCAGAATCAATGGAATTGTAGATATTCCAAACGCTTGTTGTACGGTTGCAATTCCAACACAAATATTTGATAAGGATATACTGCCCAAGTAA
- a CDS encoding zinc ribbon domain-containing protein, with product MPSYTFHCKTCGNFTLFFSTMKGNKSHANCPNCSLESNRVYYPPNLYSYSKELRTRIERGMEPRKMTIEELGPKRTKKSSNLQRPWQVGH from the coding sequence ATGCCTAGCTATACGTTTCACTGTAAAACTTGCGGAAACTTTACACTATTTTTTTCAACAATGAAAGGAAATAAATCGCATGCAAATTGTCCTAATTGTTCACTAGAATCCAATCGTGTATACTATCCGCCAAATTTATATTCCTACAGTAAAGAACTTCGAACTAGAATTGAAAGAGGCATGGAACCACGAAAAATGACAATAGAAGAACTAGGGCCTAAAAGGACAAAAAAAAGTTCCAATTTGCAAAGACCCTGGCAAGTTGGCCATTAA
- a CDS encoding GNAT family N-acetyltransferase yields MFLYKIDNDLSLKLIDLTDTAKVFELTNQSRGYLREWLPWLDSTTMIQDTQNFISGCLKGYSENRNLTTVILYNGEIVGTAGFNQMNWSNKTAQIGYWLSEAYQGKGIMTRVAKALTDYAFRELKLNKVEIRAAAENNKSRAIPERLGFMNEGCIRQAEWLYDHFVDHIVYGMLAHEWNH; encoded by the coding sequence ATGTTTCTTTACAAAATTGATAATGACTTGTCATTAAAATTAATTGATTTAACTGATACTGCAAAGGTTTTTGAACTAACCAATCAATCAAGAGGATATTTGCGTGAATGGTTGCCATGGTTGGATTCAACAACGATGATCCAAGATACGCAAAATTTTATTTCTGGTTGTTTAAAAGGATATAGTGAAAATAGAAATTTAACTACAGTCATCCTTTATAATGGGGAAATTGTCGGAACTGCTGGCTTCAATCAAATGAATTGGTCCAATAAAACTGCCCAAATAGGATATTGGTTAAGTGAAGCGTATCAGGGGAAGGGGATCATGACAAGGGTGGCTAAAGCGTTAACTGATTATGCCTTTCGTGAACTGAAGCTGAATAAGGTAGAAATTAGGGCCGCAGCGGAAAATAATAAAAGTCGTGCGATACCAGAAAGACTTGGATTTATGAATGAAGGATGTATTAGGCAGGCAGAATGGCTGTATGATCATTTTGTAGATCATATCGTCTACGGAATGTTAGCACATGAATGGAATCATTAA
- a CDS encoding sterol desaturase family protein — protein sequence MKTKNLYRDFFLHFDILVMMILLVGFVSSVTIMGLTLFTLLCFSIGLVFFIFSEYLTHRFLFHLKAPRNPFFLKALKRLHYDHHKHPNDLKLLFLPIWYSIPQFIILSFVFYLFTRTIAGTLAFGIGLIVMLLIYEWRHYVAHRPIKPKTKFGLWVKKTHMLHHFKNENYWYGVSNPFVDVLFGTLKNQNEVENSETVKNLERRVQ from the coding sequence ATGAAAACGAAAAATTTGTATCGTGATTTTTTCCTGCATTTTGATATTTTAGTAATGATGATTCTTTTGGTTGGGTTTGTTAGTAGTGTAACTATAATGGGACTAACTTTATTCACCTTACTTTGCTTTAGCATCGGGTTAGTGTTTTTTATTTTTAGTGAATATTTAACCCATCGTTTTCTTTTTCATTTAAAGGCTCCGAGAAATCCTTTTTTTCTAAAAGCATTAAAACGGCTGCATTATGATCATCATAAACATCCCAACGACTTAAAATTATTGTTTTTGCCAATTTGGTATAGTATTCCTCAGTTCATTATTTTATCCTTCGTCTTTTACTTGTTCACACGTACGATCGCCGGTACGCTGGCATTTGGAATTGGACTAATAGTCATGCTGCTTATTTATGAATGGCGGCATTATGTTGCACATCGTCCAATAAAGCCTAAAACGAAATTCGGCTTGTGGGTAAAGAAAACTCATATGCTGCACCACTTTAAAAATGAAAATTATTGGTATGGTGTATCGAATCCGTTTGTTGATGTTCTATTCGGCACATTAAAAAATCAAAATGAAGTGGAGAATAGTGAAACGGTGAAAAATTTAGAAAGGAGAGTACAATAA
- a CDS encoding aldo/keto reductase gives MNHVTLNNGLKMPQLGFGVWQVKDDEATAAVTKAIEVGYRSIDTAMIYENEKGVGKALKDTSVPREDLFITTKVWNSDQGYENTLRAFDESLEKLGLDYVDLYLIHWPTPEFDQYVDTYKALEKLYHDGRVKAIGVCNFEIEHLERLLKECDVKPVLNQVECHPFLSQNELKEFCAKHEIFVEAWSPLQQGGEVLNHETVQQIAAAHDKSPAQVILRWHLQNNTIVIPKSVTPSRIEENFNVFDFELSHDEMESINKLNKNERKGPHPNEMNRR, from the coding sequence ATGAATCATGTAACGTTAAACAATGGTTTAAAAATGCCACAGCTTGGCTTTGGTGTTTGGCAAGTGAAAGATGATGAAGCTACAGCTGCAGTTACGAAAGCGATTGAAGTGGGCTACCGATCCATTGACACTGCTATGATTTATGAAAATGAAAAAGGTGTTGGAAAAGCACTCAAAGATACATCTGTACCTCGCGAAGACCTCTTTATTACTACTAAAGTTTGGAATAGTGATCAAGGTTATGAAAATACATTGCGTGCATTTGATGAAAGTTTAGAAAAATTAGGATTGGATTATGTTGATTTGTATTTAATCCATTGGCCAACTCCCGAATTTGATCAATATGTTGATACATATAAAGCACTAGAAAAGCTTTATCATGATGGTCGTGTGAAAGCAATTGGTGTTTGTAACTTTGAAATCGAACATTTAGAACGCTTACTAAAAGAATGTGATGTCAAACCTGTCCTTAACCAAGTTGAATGTCATCCTTTCTTATCACAAAATGAATTAAAAGAATTTTGTGCAAAACATGAAATTTTCGTTGAAGCTTGGAGCCCACTTCAACAAGGTGGAGAAGTGCTAAACCACGAGACAGTACAACAAATCGCTGCGGCACATGACAAATCTCCAGCACAAGTCATTTTACGCTGGCATTTACAAAACAATACAATTGTCATTCCAAAATCAGTTACACCATCTAGAATCGAAGAAAACTTTAACGTATTCGACTTTGAACTTAGCCACGACGAAATGGAATCAATTAACAAACTAAACAAAAACGAACGAAAAGGTCCACATCCAAATGAAATGAACCGCCGTTAA